The following are from one region of the Salvia hispanica cultivar TCC Black 2014 chromosome 1, UniMelb_Shisp_WGS_1.0, whole genome shotgun sequence genome:
- the LOC125200834 gene encoding DEAD-box ATP-dependent RNA helicase 37-like, with translation MPATWSESVEKAPTGGGVGAASHASRSTYVPPHLRNRPPSASADPPPSATVSYAGTLAGNESQGQGGPAVGGFQSYGSRNDLSGGGLSRGGGGGGSGWNNRNGGWDRGREREANPFQNDGVPEPEFAAQENSGINFDAYEDIPVETSGKDVPPPVNTFAEIDLGDALNMNIKRCKYVKPTPVQRHAIPISLTGRDLMACAQTGSGKTAAFCFPIISGILKSGQSAQRQPRMPRMAFPLALILSPTRELSIQIHEEARKFSYQTGVKVVVAYGGAPINQQLRELERGVDILVATPGRLVDLLERARVSLQNIRYLALDEADRMLDMGFEPQIRRIVQQMDMPPPGVRQTLLFSATFPKEIQRLAADFLSNYIFLAVGRVGSSTELILQRIEYVLETDKRSHLMDLLHAQRANGVQAKQSLTLVFVETKKGADSLEHWLCINGFPATSIHGDRTQQEREYALRSFKSGKTPILVATDVAARGLDIPHVAHVINFDLPNDIDDYVHRIGRTGRAGKTGLATAFFNDSNASLAKSLADLMQESNQEVPAWLTRFAARSGFGGGRNRRGQGGGGRFGGRDFRKDSSYNRGGMDMYGGGSNMNSGYNQSGGYGGGYGSAVTSAWD, from the exons ATGCCTGCTACATGGTCTGAATCTGTTGAGAAGGCTCCCACCGGTGGTGGTGTAGGGGCTGCTTCTCATGCTTCTAGAAGTACTTATGTTCCCCCGCATCTTAGGAATAGGCCACCTTCAGCCTCTGCAGACCCTCCTCCCTCAGCTACAGTTTCCTATGCAGGGACTCTGGCGGGAAATGAATCCCAGGGACAAGGAGGTCCAGCTGTAGGTGGATTTCAGTCGTATGGCTCTAGAAATGATTTAAGTGGAGGTGGTCTCAGTcggggtggtggtggaggtggtAGTGGTTGGAACAATAGAAATGGTGGCTGGGATCGTGGGAGGGAAAGAGAGGCTAATCCTTTTCAAAATGATGGAGTTCCAGAACCAGAATTTGCAGCACAGGAAAATTCAGGGATCAATTTTGATGCCTACGAGGATATTCCGGTGGAGACAAGTGGGAAAGATGTTCCGCCTCCTGTGAATACGTTTGCCGAGATTGATTTGGGTGATgctttaaatatgaatattaagaGATGCAAGTATGTGAAACCTACACCTGTGCAGCGGCATGCCATACCAATATCACTCACAGGGCGGGATTTGATGGCTTGCGCTCAAACTGGTTCGGGAAAGACTGCAGCATTTTGTTTCCCAATAATTAGTGGAATCTTGAAAAGTGGCCAATCTGCTCAAAGACAACCACGTATGCCACGCATGGCATTTCCGCTTGCTCTCATTCTTTCTCCAACTAGGGAGCTTTCCATTCAG ATTCATGAAGAAGCTAGGAAATTTTCTTATCAAACTGGTGTCAAGGTTGTTGTTGCTTATGGTGGTGCACCAATCAATCAACAG CTTCGAGAACTGGAAAGAGGTGTGGACATACTTGTTGCAACTCCCGGACGTTTAGTTGATTTGTTGGAAAGAGCTAGAGTCTCGTTACAAAATATTAGGTACTTGGCCCTGGATGAAGCAGATAGAATGTTGGACATGGGTTTCGAACCTCAAATAAGGAGAATTGTGCAACAGATGGACATGCCTCCACCTGGTGTAAGACAGACATTGCTATTTAGCGCCACATTTCCTAAGGAGATTCAG AGACTAGCTGCAGATTTTCTTTCGAATTACATATTTCTGGCTGTTGGAAGAGTTGGTTCTAGCACAGAATTGAtcctccaaagaattgaataTGTGCTTGAGACTGACAAAAGAAGCCACCTGATGGACCTTCTCCATGCACAAAGAGCAAATGGTGTTCAGGCCAAG CAATCTCTAACATTGGTTTTTGTTGAGACAAAGAAGGGAGCTGATTCTCTTGAACACTGGCTTTGCATTAATGGCTTTCCTGCCACCTCCATTCATGGTGACCGGACACAACAG GAGAGAGAGTATGCTTTAAGATCTTTCAAAAGTGGCAAAACTCCAATTCTGGTTGCAACTGATGTGGCAGCTCGTGGCCTTGACATCCCTCATGTTGCACATGTCATCAACTTCGATCTTCCTAATGATATTGATGACTATGTCCACCGTATAGGACGTACTGGGCGTGCTGGTAAAACAGGACTGGCTACTGCGTTTTTCAATGATAGCAATGCTTCATTAGCGAAGTCATTGGCTGATTTAATGCAAGAATCAAATCAAGAGGTTCCTGCTTGGCTGACACGCTTTGCAGCTCGATCTGGCTTTGGTGGTGGTAGGAACCGCCGAGGGCAAGGTGGTGGAGGGAGATTTGGTGGTCGTGATTTCCGCAAAGATTCCTCCTACAATAGAGGTGGAATGGACATGTATGGCGGTGGAAGTAACATGAACAGTGGTTACAACCAATCTGGTGGATATGGTGGAGGCTATGGTTCTGCTGTGACTAGCGCCTGGGACTAA